The following coding sequences lie in one Actinomyces capricornis genomic window:
- a CDS encoding deoxyguanosinetriphosphate triphosphohydrolase, whose product MSAHPHVPSASAPPQPPADSAAESPSGPGGGRSCGAASGPLTGPGAASGALPGSSIPAAVGGYSDHDVERFLAESGKDPRRTPFERDRARVLHSSALRRLGAKTQVLGPSADDFVRTRLTHSLEVAQVGRALGQALGCDPDVVDAACLSHDLGHPPYGHNGEKALDVVADRIGGFEGNAQTFRLLTRLEPKTVDAAGRSVGLNLTRAGLDAVAKYPWAKGGGSGEARAKSLRKYCAYPEDAEIFTWMRQGAPEGRRCLEAQIMDLADDVGYSVHDVEDAIALGRMDPARLGDQAEVDRLVEETRQWYGGAMSADVLGAAWERLVAVPFWIRSYTGSRADAADLKNLTSELIGRFVSSVAQATREVYGQGRLTRYGADLVIPEATAAEILVLKGAAVRYVMAPREHEPVYLRQRTVIFDLADALMEGRGAHLDPAFAQDWQCAEGQDERLRVVVDQIASLTDTSARAWHASLCGLFSQV is encoded by the coding sequence ATGTCCGCGCACCCTCACGTGCCTTCTGCCTCGGCCCCGCCCCAGCCCCCTGCCGACTCCGCTGCCGAGTCCCCCAGCGGCCCCGGGGGAGGCCGCTCCTGCGGGGCGGCCTCCGGCCCGCTCACCGGTCCTGGCGCTGCCTCCGGAGCCCTGCCCGGCTCATCGATCCCCGCCGCGGTCGGCGGGTACAGCGATCACGACGTCGAGCGATTCCTGGCCGAGTCGGGCAAGGATCCCCGGCGCACTCCCTTCGAGCGCGACCGGGCGCGGGTGCTGCACTCCTCGGCGCTGCGCCGCCTGGGGGCCAAGACCCAGGTGCTGGGGCCCTCGGCCGACGACTTCGTTCGCACCCGCCTGACCCACTCCCTGGAGGTCGCCCAGGTGGGGCGGGCCCTGGGCCAGGCGCTGGGATGCGACCCCGACGTCGTCGACGCCGCCTGCCTGAGCCACGACCTGGGCCACCCGCCCTACGGGCACAACGGCGAGAAGGCGCTGGACGTCGTCGCCGATCGGATCGGCGGTTTTGAGGGCAACGCCCAGACCTTCCGGCTGCTGACCCGCCTGGAGCCCAAGACTGTGGACGCCGCGGGCAGGTCCGTGGGCCTCAACCTCACCCGGGCCGGCCTGGACGCGGTGGCCAAGTACCCCTGGGCCAAGGGCGGCGGCTCGGGGGAGGCGCGGGCCAAGAGCCTGCGCAAGTACTGCGCCTACCCCGAGGACGCCGAGATCTTCACCTGGATGCGCCAGGGCGCCCCCGAGGGCCGGCGGTGCCTGGAGGCCCAGATCATGGACCTGGCCGACGACGTGGGCTACTCCGTCCACGACGTCGAGGACGCCATCGCCCTGGGGCGCATGGACCCCGCTCGCCTGGGCGACCAGGCCGAGGTAGACCGGCTGGTCGAGGAGACCCGGCAGTGGTACGGGGGAGCCATGAGCGCCGATGTCCTGGGGGCCGCCTGGGAGCGCCTGGTGGCCGTGCCCTTCTGGATCCGGTCCTACACCGGCTCGCGGGCCGACGCCGCGGACCTGAAGAACCTCACCAGCGAGCTCATCGGCCGCTTCGTGTCCTCCGTGGCCCAGGCCACCCGCGAGGTCTACGGGCAGGGGCGGCTGACCCGCTACGGGGCGGACCTGGTCATCCCCGAGGCCACGGCGGCCGAGATCCTGGTGCTCAAGGGCGCGGCGGTGCGCTACGTCATGGCCCCACGCGAGCACGAGCCGGTCTACCTGAGACAGCGCACGGTCATCTTCGACCTGGCCGACGCCCTCATGGAGGGCCGGGGGGCCCACCTGGACCCGGCCTTCGCCCAGGACTGGCAGTGCGCGGAGGGCCAGGACGAGCGCCTGCGCGTGGTGGTGGATCAGATCGCCTCGCTGACTGATACCTCCGCCCGCGCCTGGCACGCCAGCCTGTGCGGCCTCTTCTCCCAGGTCTAA